A stretch of the Flavobacterium sp. 5 genome encodes the following:
- a CDS encoding type IX secretion system membrane protein PorP/SprF, with translation MKKLILFVFFFLSILKATAQQEPHFTQYMSNMSVINPAYATATPAILNLGSLYRYQWAGIKGAPKTMTLFAHTPINDKIETGISLISDDIGDGAKKETNVFADFAYILQLNETHKLSFGVKAGFSTISTNFNGFQLNSGDVSTDLAFAENTNETVPNFGVGAYYFTDNYYVGLSVPNIFTAEHIGSSNNQVNSFGTHRVHGYLTGGYVFDINESFKIKPAAMAIFVEGAPVSIDLTANVLYNEKFELGAAYRFGDAVSILMNVNVTPNLRVGYSYDYTTSNLSQFNSGSHEIVLLYNLDLLGKGYNKSPRFF, from the coding sequence ATGAAGAAATTAATACTTTTTGTGTTTTTTTTCCTTTCTATACTAAAGGCAACTGCTCAGCAAGAACCTCATTTTACACAGTATATGAGTAATATGAGTGTGATAAACCCTGCTTATGCAACTGCTACACCAGCAATTCTTAATTTAGGAAGTTTATATCGTTACCAATGGGCTGGGATTAAAGGTGCCCCAAAAACGATGACCTTATTTGCTCATACACCTATTAATGACAAAATAGAGACTGGGATCTCATTAATATCAGATGATATTGGGGATGGTGCAAAAAAAGAAACCAATGTTTTTGCAGATTTCGCTTATATTTTACAATTGAATGAAACACATAAACTTTCTTTTGGAGTAAAAGCTGGTTTTTCTACTATAAGTACAAACTTTAATGGATTTCAATTAAATAGCGGGGATGTTTCTACCGATTTAGCATTTGCTGAAAATACAAATGAAACTGTACCTAATTTTGGAGTTGGAGCTTACTATTTCACAGATAATTATTATGTTGGGCTATCCGTTCCAAACATATTCACCGCAGAACATATCGGATCATCGAACAACCAAGTTAATTCTTTCGGAACTCATAGAGTTCATGGTTATTTAACAGGCGGTTATGTCTTTGATATAAATGAATCTTTCAAAATAAAACCTGCTGCTATGGCTATATTTGTAGAAGGTGCTCCTGTTTCTATAGATTTGACTGCAAATGTATTGTATAATGAAAAGTTCGAACTAGGTGCTGCCTATAGATTTGGTGATGCTGTGAGTATACTAATGAATGTAAATGTAACTCCAAATCTAAGAGTTGGTTATTCTTATGATTATACTACTTCTAATCTAAGCCAATTTAACTCTGGTTCACATGAAATAGTGCTATTGTATAATTTGGATTTATTGGGTAAAGGATATAACAAATCACCTAGATTCTTTTAA
- a CDS encoding T9SS type A sorting domain-containing protein, with amino-acid sequence MKKIYFLILAFCFFNGLNAQIINFLDATFKAKLLKADTDIYITINTDGSPFKVDANNDGEIEVSEALNVDKLVLIGSGISSLSGIENFTNLTSLNCQGNELANLDVNTLLLLKYLDCSYNQLESLTLSLNDLKDLDCSNNKLASLNISNHLSLNNLNCNNNNLSLLDVKGNNELISLDCGKNKISDLNLVGLSNLHSIVCNENILTNLDISGLTSLTSIDCYNNKLTNIDLNKNINLQDLDCSSNLLTNVDLNGLSNLYLLNLFENKITTLDLTGLSELLYLSFFDNNIETITFKNSPKITDLDGGKNPIEFIDLSQLPNLEILWLGDTSIHSLDLSNSNKLKGANVSSCPNLESINLKNGSVEDLNYLEVELQNYYHTDYSNFSNCPKLKYICGDEGELESISLKIAGYNYTNCVVGGYCSFENGGTNFTIQGNNRIDNNKNGCDVLDLPASNIKFSISDGIETGTVITNTSGNYSVKVKEGTYMVTPILENAEYFTISPSSINITFPTDIPTFIQDFCIAPIDSHKDLEIILMPLEAARPGFDAKYKIIYKNKGNIVQSGLVNLTFEDIILDLVISSPVVSSQSLNNLSWNFSNLQPFETREITFTINLNGPMEIPAIINGASLRYKATINSTETDENTNDNTFYFDHKVVGAYDPNDKTCLEGDVITPELIGEYVHYMIRFENTGTYQAQNIVVKDMIDLSKFDISTLIPTSSSHSFITKISEGNKVEFIFENINLPFDDANNDGYIAFKIKTKPTLVTGDSFDNEANIYFDYNFPILTNKATSTFKTALATQDFEFSNYLTVYPVPANDILNINTTRAIEIKSLAIYDIIGQIVIAVPNAKSVSKIDVSKLTTGNYFIKINSDKGSSSMKFIKN; translated from the coding sequence ATGAAAAAAATCTACTTTTTGATATTGGCTTTTTGTTTTTTTAATGGTTTGAACGCGCAGATTATAAATTTTCTAGATGCAACTTTTAAAGCTAAATTGTTAAAGGCTGATACTGATATTTATATTACTATAAATACAGATGGTAGTCCATTTAAGGTTGATGCAAATAACGATGGAGAAATAGAAGTAAGTGAAGCATTAAATGTTGATAAATTGGTACTTATTGGGTCAGGAATTTCTAGTTTAAGTGGAATTGAAAATTTTACAAATCTAACCTCATTAAATTGTCAAGGAAATGAATTAGCAAATTTGGATGTAAACACTTTGTTATTGCTTAAATATCTAGATTGCAGTTATAATCAACTAGAAAGTTTAACTTTAAGTTTAAATGATCTCAAGGATTTAGACTGTTCCAACAACAAATTAGCAAGTCTAAATATATCAAATCATTTGAGTCTAAATAATTTAAATTGTAACAATAATAATTTATCATTATTAGATGTTAAAGGAAATAATGAACTTATAAGTTTAGATTGTGGTAAAAATAAAATTTCTGATTTAAATTTAGTGGGATTATCAAATCTGCATAGCATAGTTTGCAACGAAAATATTTTAACTAACTTAGATATTAGCGGATTAACTTCCCTAACGTCAATTGATTGCTACAATAATAAATTAACAAATATAGATTTAAATAAAAATATCAATTTACAAGATCTAGACTGCTCATCAAATTTACTAACAAATGTAGATTTAAATGGATTATCAAATCTATATTTATTGAATTTATTTGAAAATAAGATAACCACACTTGATCTTACAGGACTATCAGAACTACTATATTTAAGTTTTTTTGATAATAATATTGAAACTATTACTTTTAAAAATTCTCCCAAAATAACTGATTTGGATGGTGGGAAAAACCCAATTGAATTTATTGATTTATCTCAATTGCCTAATCTGGAAATATTATGGTTAGGGGATACTTCAATACATTCTTTAGACTTAAGCAATTCAAATAAACTCAAAGGAGCTAATGTATCTAGTTGTCCAAATTTAGAATCTATAAATCTAAAAAATGGTAGTGTTGAAGATTTAAATTATTTGGAGGTTGAATTACAAAATTATTATCATACAGATTACAGTAATTTCTCTAACTGCCCTAAACTAAAATACATTTGCGGAGATGAAGGAGAACTGGAATCGATTTCTCTAAAAATAGCTGGATACAACTATACAAATTGTGTTGTTGGCGGATATTGCTCATTTGAAAATGGAGGAACAAACTTTACTATTCAAGGAAATAACAGAATAGATAATAATAAAAATGGCTGTGATGTTTTGGATTTACCAGCTTCAAATATAAAATTTAGCATTTCAGACGGAATTGAAACAGGAACCGTAATTACTAATACATCAGGTAATTATTCTGTAAAAGTTAAAGAAGGAACTTATATGGTAACTCCAATTTTAGAAAATGCTGAATATTTTACTATTTCTCCAAGCTCCATAAATATTACCTTTCCAACAGATATCCCTACATTTATTCAAGATTTTTGTATTGCACCCATTGATTCTCATAAAGATCTAGAAATCATCTTAATGCCATTAGAAGCGGCTAGACCAGGCTTTGATGCGAAGTATAAAATAATCTATAAAAACAAAGGTAATATTGTACAATCTGGATTGGTAAATCTGACTTTTGAAGATATTATTTTAGATTTGGTGATTTCGAGTCCAGTCGTTTCCAGTCAAAGCTTAAATAATTTATCTTGGAATTTCTCTAATTTACAACCTTTTGAAACTCGTGAGATAACATTTACCATAAATTTAAATGGACCAATGGAAATACCTGCGATTATAAATGGAGCTAGTTTGCGTTATAAAGCAACAATAAACTCCACCGAAACTGATGAGAATACGAATGATAATACTTTTTATTTTGATCATAAAGTAGTAGGGGCATATGACCCAAATGACAAAACTTGTTTGGAAGGAGATGTCATTACACCAGAGTTAATCGGAGAGTATGTTCATTATATGATTCGTTTTGAAAATACAGGAACTTATCAAGCACAGAATATTGTAGTAAAAGATATGATTGATCTATCTAAATTTGACATTTCGACTTTAATTCCAACAAGTTCAAGCCATTCATTTATTACTAAGATTTCTGAAGGAAATAAAGTAGAGTTTATTTTTGAAAACATTAATCTTCCTTTTGACGATGCAAATAATGACGGTTATATTGCTTTTAAAATCAAAACAAAACCAACTCTTGTTACTGGAGACTCATTTGATAACGAAGCTAATATTTATTTTGATTATAATTTTCCAATTCTCACTAACAAAGCAACTTCAACCTTTAAAACAGCATTAGCCACTCAGGATTTTGAGTTTTCAAATTATTTAACTGTGTATCCTGTCCCTGCAAATGATATTTTGAATATCAATACTACACGAGCTATAGAAATAAAATCGTTAGCCATCTATGATATTATAGGTCAAATAGTTATTGCAGTTCCAAATGCAAAATCGGTTTCTAAAATTGATGTTTCAAAACTTACAACAGGGAATTATTTCATAAAAATAAATTCAGATAAAGGTAGCTCGAGTATGAAGTTCATTAAAAATTAG
- a CDS encoding gliding motility-associated C-terminal domain-containing protein: protein MVRNLLFSSKFTFPTYLIILLFFVFSIDMNAQCAGDDHNFSVCDIANISSQSIDLNTYLDPMHTIGGTWSDDDNSGGFNIATGILNAQKIYVAGIYHYTYTVNGNAACIDNTATIEVTIGGYAGIPGPNNSICSSDHSYSLFQVFKGTPILAPQSGGTWEGLDYTGGLNTITGDLNASIPPPYNTYSYKYTIQAFGVCPETSSQISVSIYRSPEPGTPNYLSLCSNQLSAYTNVDLYNQLDGEDIGGVWSESGTSELSSGTDSTIDIQNIYNTKGPGYYRFTYTVKPPKDDRVCTEQSATVIISLGEQLDFTNATLKINPNPVCENEMETTIYSATLKEGLKPIANGSYRVSYTISGMGSFITTAFFSGGKLNFFLPTFSQVKDYTISIVDVTLISSPVLCSSIIGTIQDVLSIKPSPKIDAATLTIDPVCLGADAIVQFSGTSNLTDGNYDIVYNLSDKNTLNGIPATMNIIGGKATFLIPALYIPRTGNTKITIVKITNRNTGCFNSSTLGQDFTVNPSLDMSNLGVTVKDACINQDTEVKLTGLGTLTKIEVTYNLSVSNITTSRVISLIAGSGEVKFSIQGIDIPNSGPTTITINSITNILTGCFIDHINKGANFKVNPLPNKPLLGPQSFCTADNATVANLPLQGNQYQWFDSVTSTIPLTSTTSLQTKDYFVKETNLITGCSSDLQTVPVVINVTPQINSAILSIATVCQFSDVKVDLRNTSLPDGDYTIVYNLTGKNTATAITAVLTISGGTGRGPFTILSNLVPNAGQSIVTITNITNPSNCSNTVSNTISKSFTIEASPDITNLNITIKDICKGEPAKIELSGLGALTDININYSLEGANTVIPRTISLNVVDGNVNFEILATDVPNSGPTLFTMSSITNRSNGCALNMEKKVNFTVNPLPDVSNIAITVNNGCPNLPLNVNVTGLGILTKVTFNYTVLSGTNIINLQTDPLDVTEGTTDFTIPGSALSVSGTNSLVINDITNLVTNCSSEINSISQNFNILPIPSNPTADNQEFCEKNLATVTNLIPNETQYKWYDSAISTTPLQPNTPLIEGNYYLKEVSPAGCESNATTISVVLNSVATPTLNSNGQNYCGADKPTIQNLSNNTTYTGDLTWYNTPTSGIALANTDLLTEGTTYYGIDYNPNTKCISNPLEAIVTLTSCNVTPDGLTIPDGFSPNGDGVNDTFKILDIEYLFPNFTLEIFNRYGNILFKGNINKPDWDGKNSNSSFIDGDTATGVYFYIINYNKDNFSPRQGQLYLNR, encoded by the coding sequence ATGGTTCGAAATTTACTTTTCTCCTCCAAATTTACATTTCCAACTTATCTGATCATTTTACTTTTTTTTGTCTTTTCTATAGACATGAATGCTCAATGTGCTGGAGATGATCATAATTTTTCAGTTTGTGATATAGCAAATATTAGTAGTCAATCTATTGATTTAAATACATATTTAGATCCAATGCACACTATTGGGGGTACTTGGAGTGATGACGATAATTCGGGTGGATTCAATATAGCTACTGGTATTTTAAATGCTCAAAAAATATATGTAGCGGGTATTTATCATTATACCTATACGGTAAATGGAAATGCTGCTTGTATTGATAACACAGCTACTATAGAAGTTACAATTGGTGGATATGCTGGAATTCCAGGTCCAAATAATTCAATCTGTAGTTCAGATCATTCATATAGTTTGTTTCAAGTTTTTAAAGGAACACCAATTTTAGCACCTCAAAGTGGAGGTACTTGGGAGGGGCTAGATTATACAGGGGGCTTAAATACTATAACTGGTGATTTGAATGCATCTATTCCTCCTCCGTATAACACATATTCCTATAAATATACAATACAAGCTTTTGGTGTCTGTCCAGAAACATCATCTCAAATTTCCGTATCTATTTATCGTTCTCCAGAACCAGGTACACCCAATTACTTATCACTATGTTCCAACCAACTTAGTGCATACACAAATGTAGATTTATATAATCAATTGGATGGTGAAGATATTGGCGGAGTATGGTCTGAATCAGGAACATCGGAACTTAGTAGCGGTACAGACTCTACAATTGATATTCAAAATATATACAATACTAAAGGACCAGGATATTATCGTTTTACATACACTGTGAAACCTCCAAAGGATGATCGCGTTTGTACCGAGCAGTCAGCCACTGTTATTATTTCGCTAGGTGAACAGCTAGATTTTACAAATGCAACACTAAAAATAAACCCTAATCCAGTTTGCGAAAATGAAATGGAAACTACAATATATTCTGCAACTTTAAAAGAGGGACTTAAACCAATTGCAAACGGAAGTTATAGAGTAAGTTATACAATTTCTGGGATGGGGTCATTTATTACAACCGCATTTTTTTCTGGTGGCAAATTAAATTTCTTTTTGCCAACATTTTCTCAAGTTAAAGATTACACAATAAGCATAGTTGATGTAACATTGATTAGTAGCCCAGTTTTATGTTCAAGTATCATAGGAACAATTCAAGATGTATTGAGTATTAAACCAAGTCCAAAAATTGATGCAGCCACTCTTACTATTGATCCAGTATGTTTAGGAGCAGATGCTATAGTTCAATTTTCAGGAACTTCTAATCTTACAGATGGAAATTACGATATTGTTTACAATTTAAGTGATAAAAACACATTAAATGGGATACCTGCCACTATGAATATAATAGGAGGAAAAGCTACTTTCCTTATTCCTGCTTTATATATTCCAAGGACAGGTAATACCAAAATTACAATTGTTAAAATTACCAACCGAAATACAGGTTGTTTTAATTCCTCAACACTTGGACAAGATTTTACAGTAAATCCATCATTAGATATGAGTAATTTAGGAGTTACAGTTAAAGATGCTTGCATAAATCAAGATACAGAGGTAAAGCTAACAGGTTTAGGGACATTAACTAAAATCGAAGTAACCTATAACCTTTCTGTAAGCAATATTACTACTTCTAGAGTTATTTCTCTAATTGCGGGATCAGGTGAAGTTAAATTTTCAATTCAAGGTATTGATATCCCAAATAGTGGACCGACCACTATTACTATAAATAGTATAACAAACATTTTAACAGGTTGTTTTATTGATCACATAAATAAGGGGGCTAATTTTAAAGTTAATCCGCTACCAAATAAACCTTTACTAGGTCCACAGTCTTTCTGTACAGCTGATAATGCAACTGTTGCAAATTTACCACTTCAAGGAAATCAATACCAATGGTTTGATTCTGTAACAAGTACAATACCATTAACTAGTACTACATCTTTACAAACTAAAGATTATTTTGTAAAAGAAACAAACCTAATAACAGGTTGTTCTTCAGATTTACAAACAGTCCCTGTAGTCATAAATGTCACACCTCAAATTAATAGTGCTATACTATCAATCGCAACAGTGTGCCAGTTTTCTGATGTAAAAGTAGATTTAAGAAATACGAGCCTTCCCGATGGGGATTATACTATTGTTTATAATTTGACTGGAAAGAATACGGCTACTGCCATAACAGCTGTTCTAACTATTTCTGGTGGAACTGGTCGTGGTCCATTTACAATTCTGTCGAACTTAGTTCCAAATGCGGGTCAATCTATTGTCACAATTACGAATATTACCAATCCTAGTAACTGCTCAAACACGGTAAGCAATACTATAAGTAAATCTTTCACAATAGAAGCTTCGCCAGATATAACTAATTTAAATATAACCATTAAAGATATTTGTAAAGGGGAGCCAGCAAAGATAGAATTATCAGGTTTAGGAGCATTAACCGATATAAATATCAATTACTCATTAGAGGGAGCAAATACAGTTATCCCAAGAACAATTTCATTAAATGTTGTTGATGGAAATGTCAATTTTGAGATTCTTGCAACCGATGTACCTAATTCAGGACCAACACTTTTTACGATGAGTAGTATAACCAATCGATCAAATGGTTGTGCATTAAATATGGAAAAAAAGGTTAATTTTACTGTAAATCCACTTCCTGATGTTTCCAATATAGCTATTACAGTCAATAACGGTTGTCCTAATCTCCCACTTAATGTAAATGTTACCGGATTAGGAATTTTAACTAAAGTTACGTTCAATTATACAGTATTATCTGGTACGAATATAATTAATTTACAAACTGACCCATTGGATGTGACAGAAGGAACTACTGATTTTACTATCCCCGGTTCAGCACTTAGTGTTTCAGGTACCAATTCATTAGTTATAAATGATATTACTAATTTGGTAACTAATTGTTCCTCTGAAATAAATTCTATTTCTCAAAATTTTAATATACTACCAATTCCGAGTAATCCAACTGCGGATAATCAAGAATTTTGCGAAAAAAATTTGGCAACTGTAACTAATTTAATACCAAACGAAACACAATACAAATGGTATGATTCAGCAATCAGTACAACACCATTGCAACCTAACACCCCCTTGATTGAAGGCAATTATTATCTAAAGGAAGTAAGCCCTGCAGGATGCGAATCGAATGCTACAACTATTAGTGTAGTATTAAACAGCGTAGCAACTCCAACATTAAATTCAAATGGGCAAAATTATTGTGGAGCCGATAAACCTACAATTCAAAATTTATCCAATAACACTACTTACACAGGAGATTTAACCTGGTACAATACACCAACTAGTGGAATTGCGCTTGCCAATACAGATTTACTTACAGAAGGAACTACTTACTATGGAATTGATTATAACCCTAATACCAAATGTATTTCTAACCCATTAGAAGCAATAGTTACTTTAACTTCTTGCAATGTTACACCAGATGGTTTAACAATACCAGATGGTTTTTCACCAAATGGAGATGGCGTTAATGATACATTTAAAATTTTGGATATCGAATATTTGTTTCCAAATTTTACCTTAGAAATATTCAACAGATATGGTAATATTTTATTCAAAGGAAATATAAACAAACCAGATTGGGATGGGAAAAATTCAAATTCAAGCTTCATAGATGGTGATACAGCTACAGGAGTATATTTTTATATTATCAATTATAATAAAGACAACTTCTCTCCAAGACAGGGGCAACTTTACTTAAACCGATAA
- a CDS encoding nucleoside permease: MGIKNRLIIMSFLQFFVWGAWLITIANYWFGTKNWEGTQFGLVFGTMGIASLFMPTIAGIIADRWVNAERLYGILQILYAGVLFYLPEVTTPNSFIYVMLLAMCFYMPTIALSNSISYNALKTNGLDVVKSFPPIRVFGTIGFIVAMWIVNLTGNKATSYQFYIAGISAIILGIYAFTLPACKPQRLIKENASLIDTLGLGSFKLFVNYKMALFFIFSMFLGGALQLTNAYGDVFLDEFKHFPIYADSFVVKYSTIIMSISQISETLFILAIPFFLKRFGIKQVMLISMLAWVLRFGLFSFGNPADGLWMIILSCIVYGMAFDFFNISGSLFVETNTDNTNRSSAQGLFMMMTNGVGAILGSFTSGWAIDRFFTKSFSTTSDLASFLHTDVTNSKMLEFINRQGNSATDGVLHHVIMMKDWHQIWLAFAIYSLIIAIAFAILFKHEHNPNEVEILNH, encoded by the coding sequence ATGGGAATTAAAAATAGACTAATAATAATGAGCTTCCTTCAATTTTTTGTTTGGGGAGCTTGGTTGATTACAATTGCAAATTATTGGTTTGGAACCAAAAATTGGGAAGGAACTCAATTTGGTTTAGTTTTTGGAACCATGGGAATCGCTTCCTTATTTATGCCGACAATTGCTGGTATTATTGCCGACAGATGGGTAAATGCCGAAAGATTATATGGAATACTTCAGATTTTATATGCAGGTGTTTTGTTTTATCTCCCTGAAGTTACCACTCCAAATAGCTTTATCTATGTGATGCTTTTAGCAATGTGTTTTTACATGCCAACAATCGCTTTAAGTAATTCTATTTCTTATAATGCATTAAAAACAAACGGATTGGATGTCGTTAAAAGCTTTCCACCTATTCGCGTATTTGGAACGATTGGTTTTATAGTTGCCATGTGGATTGTCAATTTGACCGGAAATAAAGCAACATCTTATCAATTTTATATCGCTGGTATTTCGGCAATTATTTTAGGAATTTATGCATTTACACTGCCCGCGTGTAAACCACAACGTTTAATTAAAGAAAATGCATCATTGATTGATACTTTGGGTTTAGGATCGTTCAAATTATTTGTTAATTACAAAATGGCTTTATTCTTTATTTTTTCAATGTTTTTGGGTGGTGCTTTACAGTTGACAAATGCTTACGGAGATGTTTTTCTGGATGAATTTAAACATTTTCCAATCTATGCTGATTCGTTTGTAGTTAAGTATTCAACTATTATTATGTCTATTTCTCAGATTTCAGAAACGTTGTTTATATTGGCAATTCCATTTTTCCTGAAACGTTTTGGTATCAAACAAGTAATGCTAATCAGTATGCTGGCTTGGGTATTGCGTTTTGGATTATTTTCTTTTGGAAATCCAGCAGATGGTTTGTGGATGATTATCCTTTCTTGTATTGTTTACGGAATGGCTTTTGATTTCTTTAATATTTCTGGTTCTTTATTTGTAGAAACTAATACTGATAATACAAATCGTTCTTCAGCGCAAGGATTGTTTATGATGATGACTAATGGAGTAGGAGCGATATTAGGTAGTTTTACTTCGGGATGGGCGATTGACCGTTTTTTTACAAAGTCTTTTAGTACTACGAGTGATTTGGCTTCTTTTTTACATACCGATGTTACTAATTCTAAAATGTTGGAATTTATAAATAGACAAGGAAATTCAGCTACTGATGGAGTTTTACATCACGTAATTATGATGAAGGATTGGCATCAGATTTGGCTAGCATTTGCTATTTATTCATTAATTATTGCAATTGCATTTGCTATCTTATTCAAACACGAGCATAATCCAAATGAAGTGGAAATATTGAATCATTAA
- the rpsA gene encoding 30S ribosomal protein S1, whose amino-acid sequence MSEQLKSQEEFLANFNWHNFEEGIDAVDEKNLLEFEELVSKTFIATDQEEVVEGVVVRITDRDVIVDINAKSEGVISLNEFRYNPALKVGDKVEVLIDIREDKTGQLVLSHRKARTIKSWDRVIAANETGEIVNGFVKCRTKGGMIVDVFGIEAFLPGSQIDVKPIRDYDVYVNKMMEFKVVKINHEFKNVVVSHKALIEADIEVQKKEIIGQLQKGQVLEGVVKNITSYGVFIDLGGVDGLIHITDLSWSRINHPSEVLELDQKLNVVILDFDDEKTRIQLGLKQLNAHPWDALNADLKIGDKVNGKVVVIADYGAFIEVAEGVEGLIHVSEMSWSTHLRSAQDFVKVGDVVEAVILTLDRDDRKMSLGIKQLTQDPWTDITSKYPVGSKHTGIVRNFTNFGIFVELEEGIDGLIYISDLSWTKKIKHPSEFVNVGEKLDVVVLELDVDGRKLSLGHKQTTANPWDQYEDSFAVGTIHSGEISEIVDKGATVEFGEDIVAFIPTRHLEKEDGKKLKKGDTAEFKVIEFNKEFKRVVASHTAIFREEEEKNVKTATENTSSASTTNAPAATLGDNNDVLAALKAKMEKSEKK is encoded by the coding sequence ATGTCTGAACAATTAAAATCACAAGAAGAGTTTTTAGCAAATTTTAACTGGCATAACTTCGAAGAAGGTATCGATGCAGTAGATGAGAAAAACTTATTAGAATTCGAAGAACTAGTATCAAAAACTTTCATCGCTACAGATCAAGAAGAAGTAGTAGAAGGAGTAGTTGTTAGAATTACAGATAGAGACGTTATCGTTGATATCAACGCAAAATCGGAAGGTGTTATTTCATTAAATGAATTCCGTTATAACCCAGCATTAAAAGTAGGTGATAAAGTTGAAGTATTAATTGACATCCGTGAGGACAAAACTGGTCAATTAGTATTATCTCACAGAAAAGCACGTACTATCAAATCATGGGATAGAGTTATTGCTGCAAACGAAACAGGTGAAATCGTTAATGGTTTTGTAAAATGCAGAACTAAAGGTGGTATGATCGTTGATGTTTTCGGAATTGAAGCATTCTTACCAGGATCTCAAATTGATGTTAAACCAATTAGAGATTATGATGTTTACGTAAACAAAATGATGGAATTTAAAGTTGTGAAAATCAACCACGAATTCAAAAATGTTGTTGTATCTCATAAAGCGCTTATCGAGGCTGATATTGAAGTACAGAAAAAAGAAATCATCGGTCAATTACAAAAAGGACAAGTATTAGAAGGTGTTGTTAAAAACATTACTTCTTATGGTGTGTTTATTGACTTAGGTGGTGTTGATGGATTAATTCACATTACTGACCTTTCTTGGAGTAGAATCAACCACCCAAGTGAAGTTCTTGAATTAGACCAAAAATTAAACGTTGTAATCCTTGATTTCGATGATGAGAAAACAAGAATTCAATTAGGATTGAAACAATTAAACGCTCACCCATGGGATGCTTTAAATGCTGATTTAAAAATTGGTGATAAAGTAAACGGTAAAGTAGTTGTAATAGCTGATTACGGTGCTTTCATCGAAGTTGCTGAAGGTGTTGAAGGTTTAATCCACGTTTCTGAAATGTCATGGTCTACTCATTTACGTTCTGCTCAAGATTTCGTGAAAGTTGGAGATGTTGTTGAAGCTGTTATCTTAACTTTAGATAGAGATGACCGTAAAATGTCATTAGGTATCAAACAATTAACTCAAGATCCATGGACTGATATCACTTCTAAATACCCAGTAGGTTCTAAACATACAGGTATCGTTAGAAACTTTACAAACTTTGGTATTTTCGTAGAATTAGAAGAAGGAATTGATGGATTAATCTACATTTCTGACCTTTCTTGGACTAAGAAAATCAAACACCCATCTGAATTTGTAAATGTTGGTGAAAAATTAGACGTAGTTGTATTAGAATTAGATGTTGATGGACGTAAATTATCTTTAGGTCACAAACAAACTACTGCTAATCCTTGGGATCAATACGAAGATTCATTCGCAGTTGGAACTATCCACTCAGGTGAAATCTCTGAAATCGTTGACAAAGGAGCTACTGTAGAATTCGGAGAAGATATCGTTGCTTTCATTCCTACTCGTCACCTTGAAAAAGAAGACGGTAAAAAATTGAAAAAAGGTGATACTGCTGAATTTAAAGTAATTGAATTCAACAAAGAATTCAAAAGAGTAGTTGCTTCTCACACTGCTATCTTCCGTGAAGAAGAAGAGAAAAATGTGAAAACTGCAACTGAAAATACTTCATCTGCATCTACTACAAACGCACCAGCTGCAACTTTAGGAGATAACAATGATGTATTAGCTGCATTGAAAGCTAAAATGGAAAAATCAGAGAAAAAATAA